The Halorhabdus sp. BNX81 genome includes a region encoding these proteins:
- a CDS encoding glycoside hydrolase family 3 N-terminal domain-containing protein, whose translation MDENRPPDEDSSKRERPPYKDPNRSTEARVGDLLSRMTPAEKVGQLVGTAPTLRPGRETVSGIAEAVTEHHLGAVSPFGHGGSPWETPAECVEVANALQREAIENTRLGIPVLFYVDADHGHGFVKGTTVFPHNLGMAATRDPALVEAAAGVTATEVAATGAHQNLNPVADVGREARWGRIYETFGESPSLCASMSAAAVRGYQGDAIGDEGNVIATPKHFPAYSDPVRGEDGSPVDVSEYTLRRVFRPPFEAAIDAGAGSIMPAYNELNGYPVHGSTEYLEGWLRGELDFDGYVVSDWNGINMLHHDHRTARSMDEAVWQATTAGVDVASVGGVEHAERVLDLLESGDLSAARIDESVRRVLEAKFRLGLFEDPYVNEDRVEQVGTDDHRAVAREAARESMTLLRNEDDVLPLDTSLDSIAVLGPNADNLRNQFGGWSTISEPEPPGTTIRAGIERAVPAETTVRCEQGASMTETVDLDAAREAADASEAAVVVVGETGYRHEFHRSETDRGEFPTRSQLELPEAQRELLGAVRETGTPTVAVFVAGRPLAMEWTAEHVPAILFAYLPGSEGGNAVADVLFGDADPGGSLPVSIPRSTGHLPTHFDYRPHPHPIEGSPREENPRPPEHPETYEPLFPFGHGLSYAAFETGELSVSTERVGPEGSLTATIAVENVSDRGGSTTLHLYGTDEFSSRVTPVRELVGFQRVELAAGERTEVTFEVDPAASGVILERGERRAEPGTLRLSCASESVEVVIEGRFGREGWRRPDEG comes from the coding sequence ATGGATGAGAACCGACCACCGGACGAAGATTCGTCGAAGCGCGAACGCCCGCCTTACAAAGATCCGAATCGATCTACCGAAGCCCGCGTCGGGGATCTCCTTTCGCGCATGACGCCCGCGGAGAAAGTCGGCCAGCTCGTCGGCACGGCCCCGACACTCCGACCAGGTCGTGAAACCGTCTCGGGCATCGCCGAGGCTGTCACCGAGCACCACCTCGGCGCGGTCTCGCCGTTCGGTCACGGCGGCTCCCCCTGGGAGACCCCAGCGGAGTGCGTCGAGGTCGCGAATGCGCTCCAGCGGGAAGCCATCGAGAACACCAGACTCGGTATCCCGGTACTGTTCTACGTCGACGCCGACCACGGCCACGGGTTCGTGAAGGGCACCACCGTCTTCCCACATAACCTCGGCATGGCCGCAACCCGCGATCCCGCCCTCGTCGAAGCCGCGGCGGGCGTCACCGCGACCGAAGTCGCCGCGACCGGCGCACACCAGAACCTCAATCCGGTCGCCGACGTGGGGCGTGAGGCCCGCTGGGGCCGCATCTACGAGACCTTCGGCGAGAGTCCCTCCCTCTGCGCGTCGATGAGCGCGGCAGCCGTCAGGGGGTATCAAGGCGACGCCATCGGCGACGAAGGGAACGTGATCGCGACGCCAAAGCACTTCCCGGCCTACAGCGATCCGGTCCGGGGCGAGGACGGCTCGCCGGTCGACGTCTCCGAATACACCCTCCGGCGGGTGTTCCGACCGCCGTTCGAGGCTGCGATCGACGCCGGCGCGGGCTCGATCATGCCCGCGTACAACGAACTCAACGGGTATCCCGTCCACGGCTCGACGGAGTATCTGGAAGGCTGGCTCCGGGGAGAACTGGATTTCGATGGGTACGTCGTCTCGGACTGGAACGGCATCAACATGCTCCATCACGACCACCGGACCGCCCGCTCGATGGACGAAGCCGTCTGGCAGGCGACGACCGCCGGCGTCGACGTCGCGAGCGTCGGCGGGGTCGAACACGCCGAGCGCGTGCTCGATCTCCTCGAATCCGGAGATCTCTCAGCGGCGCGAATCGACGAGAGCGTCCGGCGCGTCCTCGAAGCGAAGTTCCGGCTGGGGCTCTTCGAGGACCCGTACGTCAACGAGGACCGGGTCGAGCAGGTCGGAACCGACGACCACCGCGCCGTCGCTCGCGAGGCCGCCCGCGAGTCGATGACGTTGCTCCGGAACGAAGACGACGTGCTCCCGCTCGATACAAGTCTCGACTCGATCGCTGTCCTCGGCCCGAACGCCGACAACCTCCGCAACCAGTTCGGTGGCTGGAGCACCATCTCCGAGCCCGAGCCACCGGGGACGACCATTCGTGCGGGGATCGAACGGGCCGTTCCAGCCGAAACGACGGTCCGGTGCGAACAGGGCGCGTCGATGACCGAGACCGTCGACCTTGACGCTGCGCGCGAAGCAGCAGACGCGAGCGAGGCCGCCGTGGTCGTCGTCGGCGAAACGGGCTACCGTCACGAGTTCCACCGTAGCGAGACCGACCGCGGCGAGTTCCCGACGCGCTCGCAACTCGAACTCCCCGAGGCACAGCGGGAGTTGCTCGGGGCGGTCCGAGAAACCGGGACGCCGACCGTCGCCGTCTTCGTCGCCGGCCGCCCGCTCGCTATGGAGTGGACGGCCGAACACGTGCCGGCGATCCTGTTCGCCTACCTGCCCGGCTCAGAGGGCGGGAACGCAGTCGCCGACGTGCTCTTCGGCGACGCGGACCCCGGCGGGTCGCTGCCGGTCTCAATCCCGCGGTCGACCGGGCACCTGCCGACCCATTTCGACTACCGCCCACACCCCCATCCCATCGAGGGGAGCCCGCGCGAGGAAAACCCCCGCCCGCCGGAGCATCCCGAGACATACGAGCCGCTGTTTCCATTCGGCCACGGCCTGAGTTACGCGGCCTTCGAGACTGGCGAGCTGTCGGTGTCGACGGAGCGGGTCGGCCCGGAGGGAAGTCTCACGGCGACCATCGCGGTCGAAAACGTCAGCGACCGAGGGGGATCGACGACGCTGCACCTCTATGGAACCGACGAGTTCAGTTCCCGGGTGACGCCCGTCCGGGAACTGGTCGGGTTCCAGCGGGTCGAGCTAGCGGCCGGCGAGCGCACCGAAGTGACGTTCGAGGTCGATCCGGCAGCGTCGGGCGTCATACTGGAACGTGGCGAGCGGCGCGCCGAACCCGGCACGCTGAGGCTGTCGTGTGCTAGTGAATCCGTCGAGGTGGTCATCGA